Proteins co-encoded in one Pelobates fuscus isolate aPelFus1 chromosome 5, aPelFus1.pri, whole genome shotgun sequence genomic window:
- the TMEM271 gene encoding transmembrane protein 271 has protein sequence MKWGVRGACAALSSCFLLACALSAAAVGLKCYSLGSELKGEPFRLGTAAGAFYSGVLLTAGLSLLGFALLCCQEDASGEAKPGSQNFLLFGVLVFMLGVLSAFAGAVIDGDTVSLVERKYSHYCLQQPLPSGGGSVTKCQKLKDYQRGLVISTIFNSLECLLGMINLLLVKNYKSSQQRRRRRRRCGSRRLQSQSRGSIFSNEEHDFSPGDFPFQSVSYINVGVFHLFDEAGVEVHCGGHPSLELPGYSPMDPDLNPSYPYSYPLPNEQPPPYDEIYPAHENCSNSSTTTT, from the coding sequence ATGAAGTGGGGTGTCCGCGGAGCTTGCGCCGCCCTCTCCAGCTGCTTCTTGCTTGCCTGCGCCCTGAGCGCAGCTGCGGTGGGCCTCAAGTGCTACTCATTGGGTTCTGAGTTGAAGGGTGAGCCATTCCGCCTGGGTACGGCTGCTGGCGCCTTTTACTCTGGGGTGCTGCTTACTGCTGGTCTTTCCCTTCTGGGCTTTGCTCTGCTTTGCTGCCAGGAGGATGCATCTGGGGAAGCCAAACCTGGAAGCCAGAACTTTCTCCTGTTTGGAGTGCTGGTTTTCATGTTGGGGGTACTAAGCGCCTTTGCGGGTGCTGTTATAGACGGGGATACTGTATCGCTTGTAGAGAGGAAATATTCACACTACTGCTTACAGCAGCCACTTCCCAGTGGAGgtggcagtgtcaccaaatgTCAAAAGTTAAAGGATTACCAGCGTGGTTTAGTGATCTCCACTATTTTTAACTCACTGGAGTGCCTGCTAGGAATGATAAACCTTCTGCTGGTAAAAAACTACAAGTCCTCGCAGCAACGCcgcagaagaaggaggagatgTGGGAGCAGGAGGCTTCAGAGTCAAAGCAGAGGCTCCATCTTCTCTAATGAAGAACATGATTTTTCCCCTGGGGATTTTCCCTTCCAGTCAGTCTCCTACATCAATGTTGGGGTGTTCCATCTATTTGATGAGGCAGGGGTGGAGGTACATTGTGGGGGGCATCCATCATTGGAGTTGCCAGGGTACTCCCCCATGGACCCCGATTTAAACCCATCCTACCCTTACAGCTACCCTTTGCCCAATGAGCAACCCCCTCCTTACGATGAGATATACCCTGCTCATGAAAACTGCAGCAACAGCAGCACCACAACCACCTAA